A genomic segment from Pseudomonas sp. M30-35 encodes:
- a CDS encoding dicarboxylate/amino acid:cation symporter: MSQSSKTATSPGPWKRLQLWHKILIGLVLGVATGAIFKEDALVLAPIGTLFLNAIKMLIVPLVFVSLVAGITSMQDSAKLGRISIKTISIYMVTTAFAVSIGLLFGAVFTPGDGLNMVASGQETAKEAPSLVSILVGLVPSNPVTAFAEGNVLQIIVFAIAIGVSMNLIGEKAAPAVKLFDSLAEIFYKLTDLIMSLAPYGVFALIAGVVGSHGAEVLLPLAEVIGVIYLASIAHVLLVYGGLISLLARLSPMRFLRGIAPALAVAFSTSSSSGTLPVSIECARKNLGVSQGVAGFVLPVGATINMDGTAIYQGVLALFIAQAFGVDLGAGQYMMIILTATLASIGTAGIPGAGLIMLGLVLTAAGLPLEGVALIAGIDRILDMARTTVNVAGDLMTTTLVGRSENELDVEIYNSPNHDGTQ; the protein is encoded by the coding sequence ATGTCTCAGAGTTCTAAAACCGCAACATCGCCGGGCCCTTGGAAGCGTCTGCAACTGTGGCACAAGATACTCATTGGCCTGGTCCTTGGTGTTGCCACAGGCGCAATCTTCAAAGAAGACGCGCTGGTTCTGGCACCCATCGGAACCCTGTTCCTCAATGCAATCAAGATGTTGATCGTACCGCTGGTGTTTGTCTCGCTGGTGGCAGGTATCACGTCCATGCAGGATTCCGCCAAGCTGGGGCGGATCAGCATAAAAACTATCTCCATCTATATGGTCACGACCGCGTTCGCAGTCAGCATTGGCCTGTTATTTGGCGCGGTATTCACCCCAGGTGACGGCCTCAATATGGTTGCCAGCGGCCAAGAGACTGCCAAAGAGGCGCCATCGCTGGTATCCATCCTGGTTGGCCTGGTGCCAAGCAACCCAGTGACCGCTTTTGCTGAAGGCAACGTGTTGCAGATCATCGTGTTCGCCATCGCTATTGGTGTGAGCATGAACTTGATCGGTGAAAAAGCCGCACCGGCGGTCAAGCTGTTCGATAGCTTGGCCGAAATCTTCTACAAGCTGACCGACCTGATCATGAGCCTCGCGCCCTATGGCGTGTTTGCCTTGATCGCCGGTGTGGTGGGTAGCCACGGCGCTGAAGTGCTGCTGCCACTGGCCGAAGTGATCGGGGTTATCTACCTCGCCAGCATCGCCCATGTGTTGTTGGTCTACGGCGGCCTGATCAGCTTGCTCGCACGCTTAAGCCCGATGCGCTTCTTACGCGGCATTGCGCCGGCATTGGCCGTGGCATTCAGTACTTCAAGCAGCTCCGGTACTTTGCCGGTTTCGATTGAATGTGCACGCAAAAACCTCGGTGTATCGCAGGGCGTTGCGGGTTTCGTGCTGCCGGTTGGCGCTACCATCAACATGGATGGCACGGCGATTTACCAAGGCGTATTGGCACTGTTTATTGCCCAGGCGTTCGGTGTTGATCTTGGCGCTGGCCAGTACATGATGATCATCCTTACCGCCACGCTGGCCTCTATCGGCACGGCCGGTATTCCTGGCGCAGGCTTGATTATGCTCGGCCTGGTCCTGACCGCTGCTGGCTTGCCGCTCGAGGGTGTTGCATTGATTGCCGGTATCGACCGCATTCTCGATATGGCGCGCACCACCGTCAACGTCGCGGGCGATCTAATGACAACAACCTTGGTTGGCCGCAGCGAAAACGAACTGGATGTTGAGATTTACAACAGCCCCAACCACGACGGCACCCAGTAA
- a CDS encoding helix-turn-helix transcriptional regulator → MSDSFGANLKLLCSHYRSIAEVCRKLSINRAQFNRYLAGQSRPTTHNLKRICDFFGVENYELALPQEQFSRLIGARDNSITSASAGAPLLELFESLSEHSNDLSRYCGYYFEYSNCMSVPGQILLSLVHLREERGSFVFERQERQERARGGGAEDWVRCRYLGAAFYLQDRVFLIDYESLTGNEMSQTILIPSFKSRITRLNGLKTGVSSGDQRTPACTRVVWEFLGTDINRVNTYRQVMLYAPDDPRIDDDVRQRLAGARIRQGLFEIE, encoded by the coding sequence ATGTCGGATTCTTTTGGCGCTAACCTTAAGCTACTTTGTAGTCACTACCGCTCAATTGCCGAGGTATGTCGCAAACTCTCGATAAATCGAGCGCAGTTCAATCGTTATCTGGCGGGCCAGAGCAGGCCGACCACGCATAACCTGAAGCGAATTTGCGACTTTTTTGGCGTCGAAAATTACGAGCTAGCGCTTCCGCAGGAGCAGTTTTCGCGGCTGATTGGTGCCCGCGACAACAGCATCACAAGTGCGTCAGCAGGCGCGCCACTCCTTGAGTTATTTGAATCACTCAGTGAGCATTCAAACGATCTCTCGCGTTACTGCGGTTACTATTTTGAGTATTCCAACTGTATGTCGGTGCCGGGGCAGATTTTGTTGTCGCTGGTGCACCTGCGTGAAGAGCGTGGCAGCTTTGTATTTGAGCGCCAGGAACGTCAGGAGCGTGCGCGCGGCGGTGGTGCGGAGGATTGGGTGCGGTGTCGTTATTTAGGCGCGGCGTTCTATCTTCAGGATCGGGTCTTTTTGATCGATTATGAAAGCCTGACCGGCAATGAGATGAGCCAGACCATACTTATCCCCAGCTTCAAGAGTCGCATCACTCGTTTGAATGGCTTGAAGACCGGCGTCTCCAGTGGTGATCAGCGCACCCCAGCCTGTACGCGGGTGGTGTGGGAATTTCTGGGTACTGATATCAATCGGGTTAACACCTATCGTCAGGTGATGCTTTATGCGCCCGATGATCCGCGTATTGATGATGACGTGCGCCAGCGCTTGGCTGGCGCCCGCATCCGACAGGGTTTATTCGAAATCGAATAA
- a CDS encoding sodium:alanine symporter family protein, which produces MLDLLNDLIWSKLLIVMLIGLGLFFTISSRFVQFRYFGNMFSIFAEAFKRQPGQLSSFQALMLSVAGRVGAGNIAGVSVAIILGGPGAIFWMWIVALVGMATSYFECSLAQLFKRRDPDGSYRGGPAFYIQHGLGQRWLGIVVSILLLMTFGFGFNAVQSYTVASSMYDTFGVPTYVSGVVLMAVIGMIIFGGIKRIAKFADILVPVMAFSYIAMAVFVIGSNADRIPEVFSLIFRSAFGLEPAFAGGIGAAIIMGVKRGLFSNEAGLGSAPNVAAVAEVPHPVAQGIVQSLSVFIDTIILCSCTALIILLSGVYQPGSEMAGVLLTQTAVASVVGEWGRVFISVALLLFVFTTLIYNYYLGENALGFFTKKRTPVVVYRVMVVVLVFWGSVQDLGTVFAFADVTMGLLAICNLVALALLFKIGLRLMRDYDKQMKAGVKSPVFDPKEFSDLDLDPAVWAQLKAQNNTEKTAVTNPV; this is translated from the coding sequence ATGCTCGACTTACTCAATGACCTCATCTGGAGCAAGCTGCTGATCGTAATGCTGATCGGTCTTGGCTTGTTCTTCACCATCTCCTCGCGTTTCGTTCAATTCCGCTACTTCGGCAACATGTTCAGCATTTTTGCTGAGGCATTTAAGCGCCAGCCGGGCCAACTCAGCTCGTTTCAGGCATTGATGCTATCGGTTGCTGGTCGCGTCGGCGCAGGCAACATCGCCGGTGTATCGGTGGCGATTATCCTGGGTGGTCCTGGTGCAATCTTCTGGATGTGGATCGTAGCGCTGGTTGGTATGGCCACTAGCTATTTCGAGTGCTCGCTGGCCCAGCTGTTCAAGCGCCGCGATCCCGATGGCAGCTACCGTGGCGGCCCTGCTTTTTACATTCAGCATGGCTTGGGCCAGCGCTGGTTAGGCATCGTCGTATCGATCCTGCTGCTGATGACCTTCGGTTTTGGCTTCAACGCAGTGCAGTCCTACACCGTTGCCAGCTCGATGTATGACACATTCGGCGTGCCCACCTATGTCAGCGGTGTGGTACTGATGGCCGTGATCGGTATGATCATCTTCGGCGGCATCAAGCGTATCGCCAAGTTCGCCGACATTCTGGTTCCGGTGATGGCGTTCTCATACATCGCCATGGCTGTGTTCGTCATCGGCAGCAACGCTGATCGCATCCCAGAAGTATTCTCGCTGATCTTCCGCAGTGCTTTTGGCCTTGAGCCAGCGTTTGCGGGCGGTATTGGCGCAGCCATTATCATGGGTGTTAAGCGCGGCCTGTTCTCCAACGAAGCGGGTCTGGGCAGTGCACCGAACGTGGCCGCCGTTGCCGAGGTTCCACACCCGGTCGCGCAGGGCATCGTGCAATCACTCAGCGTATTCATCGATACCATCATTCTGTGCAGCTGCACTGCGCTGATCATCCTGCTCTCGGGTGTATATCAGCCCGGCAGCGAGATGGCCGGTGTACTGCTGACACAAACCGCTGTCGCCAGTGTTGTCGGTGAATGGGGCCGCGTATTTATCAGCGTCGCCTTGCTGTTGTTCGTGTTCACCACGTTGATCTACAACTACTACCTGGGTGAAAACGCCTTGGGTTTCTTCACCAAAAAGCGTACGCCGGTCGTGGTTTACCGGGTCATGGTTGTCGTGTTGGTGTTCTGGGGTTCGGTACAAGACCTCGGCACCGTATTCGCCTTCGCTGACGTAACCATGGGCTTGCTGGCTATCTGCAACCTGGTGGCCCTGGCGCTGCTGTTCAAGATTGGCCTGCGCTTGATGCGTGACTACGACAAGCAGATGAAAGCGGGTGTAAAGTCTCCGGTATTCGACCCCAAGGAATTCAGTGACTTGGATCTTGACCCAGCTGTTTGGGCGCAACTGAAGGCTCAGAACAACACTGAGAAGACTGCTGTGACCAATCCAGTCTAA
- a CDS encoding asparaginase gives MAACEKLLVLYTGGTIGMQQSADGWAPASGFEARVRAQQSEEGQGQLPDWIFSELLPPIDSANMSQANWLAMVDAIRAGIEQDGCDGVLVLQGTDTLAYSAAALSFLLLGLPVPVVLTGAMLPAGTEGSDAWGNLFGAMRALHQEQASGVQVYFNGALMHGARVSKLQSDAFDAFTVLPRQRVSQRAGQIPETIDYRQPRHPVSIAVLPFYPGIQAEHISALLSSGIQALLLECYGSGTGPSDNATLLAALKTAHERGVVLAAISQCPQGHVEFGVYAAGSQLQTAGLVSAGGMTREAALGKLFSLLGAGLTQQEVEHWFSLDLCGERAE, from the coding sequence ATGGCCGCTTGCGAAAAACTCCTTGTGTTATACACCGGCGGTACGATTGGCATGCAACAAAGTGCCGACGGTTGGGCCCCGGCATCCGGATTTGAAGCCCGTGTTCGTGCGCAACAATCCGAGGAAGGTCAAGGCCAACTACCCGATTGGATTTTCAGCGAATTACTGCCACCCATCGACAGCGCCAACATGAGCCAAGCCAATTGGTTGGCAATGGTTGACGCAATTCGCGCAGGCATTGAGCAAGACGGCTGCGACGGCGTGCTGGTACTGCAAGGCACTGACACCCTGGCATACAGCGCCGCTGCATTGAGTTTTCTGTTGCTGGGCTTGCCCGTGCCGGTGGTATTGACCGGCGCCATGCTGCCTGCTGGCACCGAAGGTAGCGATGCATGGGGTAATTTGTTCGGTGCCATGCGTGCGCTGCATCAAGAGCAGGCCAGTGGTGTGCAGGTGTATTTCAACGGCGCGTTGATGCATGGCGCACGCGTCAGCAAACTGCAAAGTGACGCCTTTGATGCATTCACTGTGTTACCGCGCCAGCGTGTCAGTCAGCGTGCCGGGCAGATACCAGAGACCATTGATTATCGTCAGCCACGCCACCCGGTAAGCATTGCCGTATTACCCTTCTATCCCGGTATACAGGCTGAACACATCAGCGCACTGCTCAGCAGCGGTATACAAGCACTGCTGCTTGAGTGCTACGGCAGCGGCACAGGCCCCTCGGATAACGCCACGCTATTGGCCGCGCTTAAAACCGCGCATGAGCGTGGCGTTGTCCTCGCGGCAATCAGCCAGTGCCCGCAAGGTCATGTTGAGTTTGGCGTGTATGCAGCCGGTAGCCAGTTGCAAACGGCTGGGCTGGTTTCTGCCGGCGGCATGACTCGCGAAGCGGCGCTGGGCAAGTTATTCTCCTTGCTGGGTGCAGGCCTCACGCAGCAAGAGGTCGAGCATTGGTTCAGCCTTGATCTGTGCGGTGAGCGCGCTGAGTAA
- a CDS encoding GNAT family N-acetyltransferase has product MAARIEVEVRPVSAEDHAAWLPLWQGYQRFYMTEIPVEASEVNWQRFLDPNEPVNAALAWHDGQAIGLVHWVYHRSTWTVEDYCYLQDLFIDKNVRSNGGGRQLIEFVYAQAQQANCSRAYWLTHESNSKAMLLYERIAERSGFIQYRKQFK; this is encoded by the coding sequence ATGGCCGCCCGTATCGAAGTAGAAGTTCGCCCCGTCAGCGCCGAAGACCACGCAGCTTGGCTGCCACTTTGGCAAGGCTACCAGCGCTTTTACATGACCGAAATTCCGGTCGAGGCCAGCGAAGTTAACTGGCAGCGCTTTCTCGACCCTAATGAGCCGGTCAATGCCGCGCTGGCGTGGCACGACGGCCAGGCGATTGGCCTCGTCCACTGGGTCTACCATCGCTCAACGTGGACCGTTGAAGACTACTGCTATTTGCAGGACTTATTCATCGACAAAAATGTGCGCAGCAATGGCGGCGGGCGCCAACTGATTGAGTTTGTCTACGCGCAAGCGCAACAGGCCAATTGCTCACGCGCTTACTGGCTCACCCACGAGAGCAACAGCAAAGCCATGCTGCTCTATGAACGCATTGCCGAGCGCTCTGGTTTTATCCAGTACCGCAAGCAGTTCAAGTAA
- a CDS encoding GFA family protein — MAEQKAEGGCQCGAVRYSLSGEPVMAAICHCTMCRRAHAAPAVAWAMYQQDQVRFTQAQPKLYASSADAQRGFCEHCGTQILFSASFLPGLIDITIGSLDEPQRITPTLHYWHSEHLPWVEFADSLPRYPELPPFE, encoded by the coding sequence ATGGCTGAGCAAAAAGCTGAAGGAGGTTGTCAGTGCGGCGCGGTGCGTTACTCGCTGAGCGGTGAGCCGGTGATGGCAGCTATTTGCCATTGCACAATGTGCCGGCGAGCACATGCGGCACCCGCTGTAGCCTGGGCAATGTATCAACAGGACCAAGTTCGTTTCACTCAGGCGCAGCCTAAGCTATACGCTTCATCGGCAGATGCTCAGCGCGGTTTCTGTGAGCACTGCGGTACGCAGATTTTGTTCAGCGCCAGCTTTCTGCCGGGCTTGATTGATATCACAATCGGCAGCCTCGATGAGCCGCAGCGGATCACCCCGACACTGCATTATTGGCACTCGGAGCATTTGCCGTGGGTGGAGTTTGCCGATAGCTTGCCGCGTTATCCCGAGCTACCGCCTTTCGAATGA
- a CDS encoding autotransporter outer membrane beta-barrel domain-containing protein, whose amino-acid sequence MHLRSTHLARCIALSLFAGVTTQALAASQTINDAVTDSQQLAGESTLTITNSGSVITKKDPAVLLEGDTSGAGVTIDNSGVLQSSKDRGIDSDDADGPARHYQIINRAGATIDAAKQGIRIDGDFAGSTVSIDNAGTITSQGDRAIMLKALQTDVKIDILNRETGVIHGVVEDAMRLGANATVINHGEISSGDLTADGEKFDGIDFDESSGGKVENYGVISGGRHGITTDIGAELINYAGGEVIGRNGSGFGSDGNGKVTNYGLISGRYNDSLATGDGDGVDIDGQGYIDNYGTIEGTGAGGEKDGAANTGEGIAMGGGTIINREGATISGAANAVLIDDSATGGAPFATLLENHGSILGLNGDGVRIIGEQNDSVINNGLISGTSGLALDLGGGDDSLTLGAGSQFVGLVDGGAGRDSVTLDDAAGGSFGNSQNFEWLAVKQGTWSVTSNDFSEGGEVQSGAQLINQGQIGGTLNVKSGATYSGAGQLQNLNLEAGSTLAFAVAADGSHTPVQVNGTAQVDGAKLDVRAGSGDYPTQSSYSVINATGGVSGEFASVSSNFAFLTPTLSYTGNSVELELQRNDVAFSDMASGGNAASAAQRITASSNPALYNALLSSDASSASAGLEQLSGASNASLANATLAGSSQVGSAMLGAMQQLGGGMSGNLQSAVDLQDGPLLAANGLPNEARNLNDPNAQGRLWVQALGSQGTLDGNAGSHDIDQNTGGALVGADWALNTQWRLGVLAGYSSTDIDAGSDADGNVDSYHIGTYALRQSGAYNLRLGAAYSSHDGDSKREINFNGFNDTVRGDYDADSLQAFAELGYTINSGKLQAEPYANLGYQRYERDSYNEKGGPAALHVESQDQDNMTSTFGVRIARFDTLDNGMSFTPRLGVGWRHVYGDVDSNTRQSFLSGGTAFSVEGSALDRNSMLLEAGFDVGISAKQNLGLAYNGQLGNDSRNHALIVQWQLGF is encoded by the coding sequence ATGCACCTTCGATCGACCCATCTTGCCCGTTGTATCGCCCTCAGCCTGTTCGCCGGCGTCACCACGCAGGCATTGGCAGCCAGCCAGACAATCAACGACGCGGTCACCGACAGCCAGCAACTTGCTGGCGAGAGCACGCTGACTATTACCAACAGCGGTAGCGTTATTACTAAAAAAGACCCGGCGGTACTGCTTGAGGGCGATACCAGCGGCGCGGGCGTGACCATTGATAACAGCGGCGTTCTGCAATCAAGCAAAGATCGCGGCATAGATAGCGACGATGCAGATGGCCCTGCACGCCACTATCAAATCATCAACCGTGCAGGTGCAACCATTGATGCCGCCAAGCAAGGCATCCGCATCGACGGCGACTTTGCAGGCAGCACGGTGAGTATCGACAACGCGGGCACCATCACCTCGCAAGGCGACCGGGCAATCATGCTCAAGGCGCTGCAAACTGATGTGAAAATTGACATCCTCAACCGCGAAACCGGTGTCATACACGGCGTAGTTGAAGACGCGATGCGCCTCGGTGCCAACGCCACAGTGATTAACCATGGCGAGATCAGCAGCGGCGACTTAACCGCTGATGGCGAGAAATTCGATGGCATCGACTTTGATGAATCATCGGGTGGTAAAGTTGAAAATTACGGCGTTATTTCCGGAGGACGACACGGCATTACCACAGATATTGGCGCCGAGCTGATCAACTATGCTGGCGGCGAAGTAATTGGCCGCAACGGTTCCGGTTTTGGCTCTGACGGTAACGGCAAAGTCACAAACTACGGCTTGATCAGCGGTCGCTATAACGACAGCTTGGCAACCGGTGACGGTGATGGCGTTGATATCGACGGCCAAGGCTACATCGACAACTACGGCACCATCGAAGGCACTGGCGCTGGCGGTGAGAAAGACGGCGCAGCGAATACCGGCGAAGGTATCGCCATGGGCGGCGGCACCATTATCAACCGCGAAGGTGCGACCATCAGCGGTGCCGCCAACGCGGTGCTGATTGATGACAGCGCAACCGGCGGTGCACCGTTCGCCACCCTCCTCGAAAACCACGGCAGCATCCTCGGCCTGAACGGCGACGGTGTGCGCATTATTGGTGAGCAAAACGACAGCGTAATCAATAATGGTTTAATCAGCGGCACCAGCGGTTTAGCACTGGATCTAGGCGGCGGTGATGACAGCCTGACGTTAGGCGCTGGCAGCCAGTTTGTTGGCTTGGTCGACGGCGGCGCCGGGCGCGATAGCGTGACATTGGACGACGCTGCAGGCGGCAGTTTCGGCAACAGCCAGAATTTTGAGTGGCTGGCCGTTAAACAAGGCACCTGGTCCGTCACCAGCAATGACTTCAGCGAAGGCGGTGAGGTTCAGAGCGGCGCACAACTGATCAACCAAGGCCAAATCGGCGGCACGTTGAATGTTAAGTCAGGTGCGACCTACAGCGGCGCTGGCCAACTGCAAAACCTCAATCTGGAAGCAGGTTCAACACTCGCTTTCGCCGTCGCGGCTGACGGCAGCCACACACCCGTGCAGGTCAATGGCACCGCGCAGGTTGATGGTGCCAAGCTGGATGTCCGCGCAGGCAGTGGCGACTATCCAACGCAAAGCAGCTACAGCGTGATTAACGCAACCGGGGGCGTCAGCGGTGAGTTCGCCAGCGTCAGCAGCAACTTTGCCTTCCTCACTCCAACGCTGTCCTACACCGGCAATAGTGTTGAGCTCGAACTGCAGCGCAACGATGTCGCCTTCAGTGATATGGCCAGCGGCGGCAATGCTGCAAGCGCCGCACAGCGCATCACCGCCAGCAGCAACCCAGCCCTCTACAACGCGTTACTAAGCAGTGATGCAAGCAGCGCCAGCGCAGGCCTTGAGCAACTTTCTGGCGCCAGCAACGCCAGCTTGGCCAACGCCACACTGGCAGGCAGCAGTCAGGTCGGTAGCGCCATGCTCGGTGCCATGCAGCAACTCGGTGGCGGCATGAGTGGCAACCTGCAAAGCGCAGTTGACCTGCAAGACGGCCCGCTGCTTGCCGCCAATGGCTTGCCCAACGAGGCGCGCAACCTTAATGATCCGAATGCTCAAGGCAGACTCTGGGTTCAGGCATTGGGCAGCCAAGGCACGCTCGACGGTAACGCGGGCAGCCATGATATCGACCAGAATACTGGGGGCGCGCTAGTCGGTGCCGACTGGGCGCTGAATACGCAATGGCGGCTAGGAGTATTGGCTGGCTATTCAAGCACTGATATTGACGCTGGCAGCGATGCTGATGGCAACGTCGACAGTTATCACATCGGCACTTATGCCTTACGTCAAAGCGGCGCCTATAACTTGCGCCTCGGTGCGGCGTACAGCAGCCATGACGGCGACAGCAAGCGTGAGATCAATTTCAACGGCTTCAACGACACGGTTCGCGGCGACTACGATGCCGACAGCCTGCAAGCTTTTGCTGAACTTGGTTACACCATCAACAGCGGCAAACTGCAGGCCGAGCCTTACGCCAACCTCGGCTACCAACGCTACGAGCGCGACAGCTACAACGAAAAAGGTGGCCCAGCCGCATTGCATGTTGAATCACAAGACCAAGACAACATGACCAGCACCTTTGGTGTGCGCATTGCACGCTTCGATACCCTGGATAACGGCATGAGCTTCACCCCACGCCTCGGCGTCGGCTGGCGCCATGTTTATGGTGACGTCGATAGCAACACGCGCCAGTCATTCCTCAGTGGCGGTACGGCATTCAGCGTTGAAGGCAGCGCGCTGGATCGCAACAGCATGCTCTTGGAGGCAGGCTTTGACGTCGGCATCAGCGCCAAGCAAAACCTCGGCCTGGCCTACAATGGCCAACTCGGTAATGACTCACGCAACCATGCCTTGATTGTGCAGTGGCAGCTTGGTTTCTAA
- a CDS encoding universal stress protein yields MTHVMACIDNSQSSLAVCDYAAWASQQLVDAPLTLLHVLDEEKYPAAADLSGNIGLGSREHLLEELATLDAQRARVALEQGQHMLESARERTVNFGAAAPELKQRHGHLVESLSDLQDDIRLLVIGKVGEDSARDTSTLGRQIEAVVRTIQRPILITANRYKKPETVMLAFDGSPTAQKTVQMLAASPLCKGLPIHLVMVGVDSTDNRDVLGKAADVLLSAGFDVKTQIRSGDVEAALHDYQAEQGIDLLVMGAYGHSRIRQFLVGSTTTTMLRTATIPVLLLR; encoded by the coding sequence ATGACTCACGTAATGGCATGCATTGATAACTCACAGTCTTCACTGGCAGTCTGCGATTACGCAGCATGGGCGTCGCAACAATTAGTAGATGCGCCACTTACCTTGTTGCATGTATTGGATGAAGAGAAATACCCGGCTGCAGCTGACCTGAGCGGCAATATTGGCCTTGGTAGCCGGGAGCATCTGCTGGAAGAGCTTGCGACCTTGGATGCCCAGCGTGCCAGAGTCGCTCTGGAACAGGGCCAGCACATGCTTGAGAGCGCCAGAGAGCGGACGGTCAACTTCGGTGCCGCTGCCCCTGAACTCAAGCAGCGTCACGGCCATTTGGTAGAAAGCCTGAGTGATCTTCAGGACGATATTCGCCTGTTGGTGATCGGTAAAGTAGGCGAAGACAGCGCACGCGATACGAGCACCCTTGGTCGCCAGATAGAAGCTGTTGTGCGGACAATTCAGCGGCCCATTCTAATCACCGCCAATCGCTACAAAAAGCCGGAAACAGTAATGCTCGCTTTCGATGGCAGCCCGACAGCGCAGAAAACCGTTCAGATGCTCGCCGCCAGCCCGCTTTGCAAAGGCCTGCCGATTCACCTTGTTATGGTTGGAGTCGACTCGACAGATAACCGTGATGTTCTGGGTAAAGCAGCAGACGTGCTTCTCTCTGCTGGCTTTGACGTCAAAACGCAGATCCGCTCAGGGGATGTGGAGGCTGCTCTGCACGATTATCAGGCAGAGCAGGGAATTGATCTGCTGGTCATGGGCGCTTACGGGCACTCACGCATTCGCCAGTTTCTGGTTGGCAGTACGACCACGACCATGCTGCGCACAGCCACCATTCCTGTGTTGTTGCTTCGCTAA
- a CDS encoding SulP family inorganic anion transporter — protein MLQSLKQTWFSNVRADVLAGLVVALALVPEAIAFSIIAGVDPKVGLYASFCICAVIAFVGGRPGMISAATGAMALLMVTLVKEHGLQYLLAATLLCGVLQILAGYLKLGSLMRFVSRSVVTGFVNALAILIFMAQLPELTNVTWHVYAMTAAGLGIIYLFPYVPKIGKLLPSPLVCILTLSAVAIYLGLDIRTVGDMGQLPDTLPIFLWPEVPLNLETLSIIFPYSAALAVVGLLESMMTATIVDDLTDTTSNKNRECKGQGIANITAGMLGGMAGCAMIGQSIINVKSGGRTRLSTLCAGIFLLLMVVFLGEWLSKIPMAALVAVMIMVSIGTFSWDSLRNLKDHPLSTNLVMVATVVVVVATHNLAFGVLVGVLLASLFFANKIGHYLDIQSSLDEAGSHRTYRVVGQVFFSSADKFTSVFDFKEALQKVTIDLTQAHFWDITAVAALDKVVIKFRREGAEVEVLGLNEASATIVDRFGVHDKPDAIDKLMDH, from the coding sequence ATGCTGCAATCACTCAAACAAACATGGTTTTCTAACGTCCGTGCAGACGTGCTTGCGGGGCTCGTAGTCGCCTTGGCATTGGTTCCAGAAGCCATTGCCTTCTCCATCATTGCTGGCGTCGACCCCAAGGTTGGTCTTTACGCCTCCTTCTGTATTTGTGCTGTTATTGCCTTCGTCGGCGGGCGTCCGGGCATGATCTCGGCGGCTACCGGTGCCATGGCGCTGCTCATGGTCACCTTGGTTAAAGAGCACGGGTTGCAATACCTGTTGGCCGCCACCTTGCTATGTGGGGTTCTGCAAATCCTCGCCGGCTACCTGAAGCTTGGCTCATTGATGCGCTTCGTCTCACGCTCGGTGGTGACTGGTTTTGTTAATGCACTGGCTATTCTGATTTTCATGGCGCAGCTGCCTGAACTGACCAACGTCACCTGGCATGTCTACGCCATGACCGCAGCGGGCCTTGGAATAATCTACCTGTTTCCGTATGTACCGAAGATCGGCAAGCTGTTGCCTTCGCCGCTGGTGTGCATCCTGACGCTGTCCGCAGTTGCCATTTACCTTGGTCTGGATATCCGCACCGTAGGTGACATGGGCCAGTTGCCTGACACGCTGCCGATTTTCCTCTGGCCTGAAGTGCCGCTGAATCTTGAAACCCTAAGCATCATCTTCCCGTACTCAGCCGCTCTGGCAGTTGTTGGCTTGCTCGAGTCGATGATGACCGCGACCATCGTTGACGATTTGACCGACACCACCAGCAACAAGAACCGCGAATGCAAAGGGCAAGGTATTGCCAACATTACAGCGGGAATGTTGGGCGGTATGGCTGGCTGCGCGATGATTGGCCAGTCGATCATCAACGTGAAGTCCGGTGGTCGTACCCGTCTTTCCACGTTGTGCGCTGGTATCTTCTTGTTGCTGATGGTGGTGTTTCTGGGCGAGTGGCTCTCCAAGATACCGATGGCGGCACTGGTTGCGGTGATGATCATGGTATCCATCGGCACCTTTAGCTGGGATTCCCTGCGCAACCTGAAAGATCACCCGCTGTCGACCAACCTGGTCATGGTTGCCACTGTAGTGGTTGTCGTCGCGACGCATAACCTGGCCTTCGGGGTATTGGTCGGCGTGCTCCTGGCATCGCTGTTCTTTGCCAACAAAATCGGACATTACCTCGATATCCAGAGCAGTCTTGATGAGGCAGGGTCACATCGTACATACCGCGTTGTGGGTCAGGTGTTCTTCAGTTCAGCCGACAAATTCACCAGCGTTTTTGATTTCAAGGAAGCGCTGCAGAAAGTTACCATCGACCTGACTCAGGCGCATTTCTGGGACATCACTGCCGTTGCTGCATTGGACAAGGTGGTCATCAAATTCCGTCGTGAGGGTGCCGAGGTTGAAGTGCTCGGGCTGAATGAAGCAAGCGCCACAATCGTTGATCGCTTTGGCGTGCATGACAAGCCTGATGCCATCGACAAGCTCATGGATCATTAA